Proteins from a single region of Phycisphaeraceae bacterium D3-23:
- a CDS encoding aminoglycoside phosphotransferase family protein, with protein sequence MDQPDALEHVRGLEPKAQAQPADLTPAAPAPLESLPEEPLAAQPFGAALAPVLLEICNGRLANVRWFRTDWQRGGALTGYSTWTDDAGKEHDVVVKMPVAPAERRWLVRLSSDEITPRIHAHGTALGGYDLAWVVMERLPHGPIGKKWGGSAIELICEAAAHFYASTRVVAPEGKPKRRDWEGLLDRARKHATPRMLPDAQRWKKALKQASKKLPEWLARWRDRPHDTWCHGDLHLGNAMTRDAPPDGPAVLFDLANIHVGHWVEDAVYFEHLYWARPKHLGGKKPAQLISHYLKDYGLDPGTDWPDLANLKRALLAMAAPALMDVEGGAVQVAAAIEVLERYL encoded by the coding sequence ATGGATCAGCCCGACGCGCTCGAGCACGTCCGTGGCCTGGAGCCTAAAGCCCAGGCCCAGCCCGCTGACCTGACCCCCGCTGCCCCTGCACCCCTTGAGTCGTTACCCGAAGAACCCCTCGCGGCCCAGCCGTTCGGCGCGGCGCTTGCGCCGGTGCTGCTGGAAATCTGCAATGGCCGGCTCGCCAACGTCCGCTGGTTCCGCACGGACTGGCAGCGCGGCGGCGCGCTGACGGGCTATAGCACGTGGACCGACGATGCGGGCAAGGAGCACGACGTCGTCGTGAAGATGCCGGTCGCCCCGGCCGAGCGGCGCTGGCTGGTCCGGCTGTCGAGCGACGAGATCACGCCCCGCATCCACGCGCACGGCACGGCACTGGGCGGCTACGACCTGGCGTGGGTCGTGATGGAGCGGCTGCCGCATGGCCCGATCGGCAAGAAGTGGGGCGGCAGTGCGATCGAATTGATCTGCGAGGCGGCGGCGCATTTCTATGCGAGCACGCGCGTCGTCGCGCCCGAAGGAAAGCCCAAGCGACGCGACTGGGAGGGGCTGCTCGACCGCGCACGAAAGCACGCGACGCCGCGGATGCTGCCCGACGCCCAGCGCTGGAAGAAGGCGCTCAAGCAGGCGAGCAAGAAGCTGCCCGAGTGGCTCGCGCGGTGGCGCGATCGGCCCCACGACACGTGGTGCCACGGCGACCTGCACCTGGGCAACGCGATGACGCGCGACGCACCGCCCGACGGGCCCGCCGTGCTCTTCGACCTCGCCAATATCCACGTCGGCCACTGGGTCGAGGACGCCGTGTATTTTGAGCACCTCTACTGGGCCCGGCCCAAACACCTGGGCGGGAAGAAGCCCGCGCAGCTCATCTCGCACTACCTCAAAGACTATGGGCTGGACCCCGGCACCGATTGGCCCGACCTCGCCAACCTCAAACGCGCCCTGCTCGCGATGGCGGCGCCGGCGCTGATGGATGTCGAGGGCGGCGCGGTCCAGGTCGCCGCAGCGATCGAGGTGCTGGAGCGGTATCTCTAG